One Peterkaempfera bronchialis DNA window includes the following coding sequences:
- a CDS encoding amino acid ABC transporter permease — MATSPEVVSAAPAAAPTAPTAPTATTAATALTAPKQPPEPEPRIVPRRHPGRLLAAAAALLVLAMVLHSVVRNQAFQWDVVGRYFTTTAVLDGLLLTLWLTAAVMVLGFLLGTLLAVARLSANPVLRTLGWGYVWIFRSTPILVQLLFWFNIGALYPTLGFGIPFGPELVSFRTVNLLGATATAVIGLTLHEAAYAAEVVRGGILSVEHGQVEAAQALGLSRSRVLRRIVVPQAMRSIVPTAGNMLIGTLKGTSIVSVLAVQDLLYSVQLVYNRTYQVIPLLMVATLWYIAVTTVLSVGQYHLERRYARGSGHGLPPTPWQRLRDRLRTLGGAR, encoded by the coding sequence ATGGCCACGTCGCCCGAAGTCGTATCCGCCGCTCCAGCGGCAGCCCCCACGGCCCCCACCGCCCCCACCGCCACCACCGCCGCCACGGCTCTGACGGCACCCAAGCAGCCGCCGGAGCCCGAACCCCGCATCGTCCCCCGCCGCCACCCCGGCCGGCTGCTCGCCGCAGCCGCCGCGCTGCTGGTGCTCGCCATGGTGCTGCACTCGGTGGTGCGCAACCAGGCGTTCCAGTGGGACGTGGTGGGCCGCTACTTCACCACCACCGCCGTACTCGACGGCCTGCTGCTCACCCTCTGGCTGACCGCCGCCGTGATGGTGCTGGGCTTTCTGCTGGGCACCCTGCTCGCGGTGGCCCGGCTCTCCGCCAACCCGGTGCTGCGCACGCTCGGCTGGGGCTATGTGTGGATCTTCCGCTCCACGCCGATCCTGGTGCAGCTGCTCTTCTGGTTCAACATCGGGGCGCTCTACCCGACGCTGGGCTTCGGCATCCCCTTCGGCCCGGAGCTGGTCTCCTTCCGGACCGTCAATCTGCTGGGCGCCACCGCCACCGCCGTCATCGGCCTCACCCTGCACGAGGCCGCCTACGCAGCCGAGGTGGTCCGCGGCGGCATCCTCTCGGTGGAGCACGGCCAGGTGGAGGCGGCGCAGGCGCTGGGCCTCTCCCGCTCACGGGTGCTGCGCCGGATCGTCGTCCCGCAGGCCATGCGGTCCATCGTGCCGACAGCGGGCAACATGCTGATCGGCACCCTCAAGGGGACCAGCATCGTCAGCGTGCTGGCCGTGCAGGACCTGCTCTACTCGGTGCAGCTGGTCTACAACCGCACCTATCAGGTGATCCCCCTGCTGATGGTGGCCACCCTCTGGTACATCGCCGTCACCACCGTGCTCTCCGTGGGCCAGTACCACCTGGAGCGCCGCTACGCCCGAGGCTCCGGCCACGGCCTGCCGCCCACCCCCTGGCAGCGGCTCCGCGACCGGCTGCGGACGCTCGGCGGTGCGCGGTGA
- a CDS encoding DUF742 domain-containing protein → MRGSEHSTGPVRRPGAGRASRVRPYAITGGRTRFGHVLLVETLVSALNRPAAGEGGGLPELEAICELCRGHMRSIAEIAALLRIPLGVVRVLVSDLADQGRIRVHGAPGGDGRGDGPDEGDGTAGSMANRALLERVLGGLRKL, encoded by the coding sequence GTGCGCGGCAGCGAGCACAGCACAGGGCCCGTGCGGCGCCCGGGCGCCGGGCGGGCGTCCCGGGTCCGCCCGTATGCGATCACCGGTGGCCGGACCCGCTTCGGGCACGTACTGCTGGTGGAGACGCTGGTCTCCGCGCTCAACCGACCTGCGGCCGGGGAGGGCGGCGGGCTGCCGGAGTTGGAGGCCATCTGCGAGCTCTGCCGGGGCCATATGCGCTCCATCGCGGAGATCGCCGCGCTGCTGCGCATCCCGCTGGGCGTGGTGCGCGTCCTGGTCAGCGACCTCGCGGACCAGGGGCGGATCCGGGTGCACGGAGCACCCGGTGGGGACGGCCGGGGGGACGGGCCGGACGAGGGGGACGGAACCGCCGGTTCGATGGCGAACCGGGCTCTGCTGGAAAGGGTGCTGGGTGGACTTCGCAAGCTCTGA
- a CDS encoding styrene monooxygenase/indole monooxygenase family protein, translating into MRKILIVGAGQSGLQLALGLQSHGYDVTVMTNRTADEIRGGRVMSTQCMFHTALQHERDLGLNLWEDQAPRIEGLGVSVAGPDGGRAVNWVGHLDGYAQSVDQRVKMAGWLETFAKRGGQVVVHGVTVSDLDYFSRTFDLVLVAAGKGELVSMFGRDASRSPYDAPQRALAVAYVHGLGPRPEYDFEAVRCNLVPGVGELFVMPCLTTSGRCDILFWEGIPGGPLDVFAGVKDPGEHLRLTLELMKTFTPWEFERTRGGVELTDAGGVLAGRYAPVVRNPVAQLPSGGLVLGVADVVVANDPITGQGSNNAAKCAAAYLEAITAHGDKPFDADFMQGAFDLYWNHARHVTKWTNAMLAPPPEHVLQLIGAGGQVQSVADRFANGFDNPADFEQWFFEPEKAGAYLDSVAPQG; encoded by the coding sequence ATGCGCAAGATACTGATCGTCGGTGCCGGGCAGTCCGGCCTCCAGCTGGCCCTGGGCCTCCAGTCGCACGGCTACGACGTGACGGTGATGACCAACCGCACCGCCGACGAGATCCGCGGCGGCCGGGTGATGTCCACCCAGTGCATGTTCCACACCGCGCTCCAGCATGAGCGCGACCTCGGGCTCAACCTCTGGGAGGACCAGGCCCCCCGCATCGAGGGCCTGGGCGTCTCGGTGGCCGGACCGGACGGCGGTCGCGCCGTCAACTGGGTGGGCCACCTGGACGGGTATGCGCAGTCCGTCGACCAGCGGGTGAAGATGGCCGGCTGGCTGGAGACCTTCGCCAAGCGCGGCGGCCAGGTGGTGGTGCACGGGGTCACCGTCTCCGACCTGGACTACTTCTCCCGCACCTTCGACCTGGTGCTGGTCGCGGCAGGCAAGGGCGAGCTGGTGTCGATGTTCGGCCGGGACGCCTCCCGCTCCCCGTACGACGCACCGCAGCGCGCCCTCGCCGTCGCCTATGTGCACGGCCTCGGGCCGCGCCCCGAGTACGACTTCGAGGCCGTCCGCTGCAATCTGGTGCCCGGCGTCGGCGAACTCTTCGTGATGCCCTGCCTGACCACCTCAGGCCGATGCGACATCCTCTTCTGGGAGGGCATACCCGGCGGTCCGCTGGACGTCTTCGCCGGGGTCAAGGACCCGGGTGAGCACCTGCGGCTCACCCTGGAGCTGATGAAGACCTTCACCCCGTGGGAGTTCGAGCGCACCCGCGGCGGCGTGGAGCTGACCGACGCGGGCGGCGTGCTGGCCGGCCGGTACGCCCCCGTGGTGCGCAACCCGGTCGCCCAACTGCCCAGCGGCGGCCTGGTGCTGGGCGTCGCCGACGTGGTGGTGGCCAATGACCCGATCACCGGCCAGGGCTCCAACAACGCCGCCAAGTGCGCCGCCGCCTACCTGGAGGCGATCACCGCCCATGGCGACAAGCCCTTCGACGCCGACTTCATGCAGGGCGCTTTCGACCTCTACTGGAACCACGCACGGCATGTCACCAAGTGGACCAACGCCATGCTGGCGCCGCCGCCGGAGCATGTGCTCCAGCTGATCGGCGCCGGTGGGCAGGTGCAGTCCGTCGCCGACCGCTTCGCCAACGGCTTCGACAACCCCGCCGACTTCGAGCAGTGGTTCTTCGAGCCGGAGAAGGCAGGTGCCTACCTGGACTCGGTCGCCCCGCAGGGCTGA
- a CDS encoding GTP-binding protein, translating into MPGIPLGPTGSATSTKIVVAGGFGVGKTTFVSSVSEIMPLTTEAVMTQAGEGVDDASLTPGKSTTTVAMDFGRISLEHDLVLYLFGTPGQQRFWFMWDDLVRGAIGAVVLADTRRLADSFPALDYFEGCGLPFIVAVNQFDDAPRYSPDDVRDSLAVPPEIPVMLCDARMRDSVADVLTALVVHALTVQG; encoded by the coding sequence GTGCCGGGCATTCCGCTGGGCCCGACCGGCAGTGCCACCTCGACCAAGATCGTGGTGGCCGGTGGCTTCGGTGTCGGCAAGACCACCTTTGTCTCCTCGGTCTCCGAGATCATGCCGCTCACCACCGAAGCGGTGATGACCCAGGCCGGCGAGGGGGTGGACGACGCCTCCCTGACGCCGGGCAAGTCCACCACCACGGTCGCCATGGACTTCGGGCGGATCAGCCTGGAGCACGACCTGGTCCTCTACCTCTTCGGCACCCCGGGCCAGCAGCGGTTCTGGTTCATGTGGGACGACCTGGTGCGCGGGGCGATAGGCGCGGTGGTGCTGGCGGACACCCGGCGGCTGGCGGACAGCTTCCCGGCGCTGGACTACTTCGAGGGGTGCGGGCTGCCCTTCATCGTCGCGGTGAACCAGTTCGACGACGCGCCCCGCTACTCGCCGGACGACGTCCGGGACTCGCTCGCCGTGCCGCCGGAGATCCCGGTGATGCTCTGCGACGCCCGGATGCGTGACTCGGTGGCGGACGTGTTGACCGCCCTGGTGGTACACGCACTGACGGTGCAAGGATGA
- a CDS encoding FdhF/YdeP family oxidoreductase, translating into MARRAPEDDPAQDAPEVHPPHHAAAGVPAVLHSLRMAGAQMGPRRTLSTLLKVNQQNGFDCPGCAWPDPDHPHTAEFCENGAKAVAEEATERRIGREFFAAHPVADLAERSGYWLGQQGRLTEPMLLDQETDRYVPVSWERAFDIVAEELAALGSPDEAAFYTSGRTGNEAAFLYQLFARQLGTNNLPDCSNMCHESSGSALVETLGVGKGSVSLKDLHQADLIIVAGQNPGTNHPRMLSALERAKRAGARIVSVNPLPEAGLERFKNPQTPRGLVGGGTRLTDLFLQIRLGGDLALFRALNLLLLEAEEKEPGAVLDRDFIDRHCHGFDDWAADARTATSWDAVLAATGLPEQQIRELAELVLGSRKVIVCWAMGLTQHKHSVPTIREVVNFLLLRGNVGRPGAGVCPVRGHSNVQGDRTMGIFERPAETFLDALGREFRFAPPRHHGYDTVDTIRAMRDGRVKVFFAMGGNFVAASPDTLATEAAMRRCRLTVHVSTKLNRSHAVTGARALILPTLGRTDLDRTSKGKQFVTVEDSMGMVHASRGGLRPPSPQLLSEVAIVCRLARRVLGPENPVPWEDFAESYDLIRDRIARVVPGFEDFNTRVRAPGGFALPHAPRDSRSFPTATGKANFTVNPHTAPEVPPGRLLLQTLRSHDQYNTTVYGLDDRYRGIKDGRRVVLVNPDDARELGLADGAYTDLVGEWSDGVPRRAPHFRVVHYPTARGCAAAYYPETNVLVPLDSTADTSNTPTSKSVVIRFEPDSGTA; encoded by the coding sequence ATGGCCAGGCGGGCTCCCGAGGACGACCCGGCGCAGGACGCACCGGAGGTGCACCCCCCGCACCACGCGGCAGCCGGAGTCCCAGCCGTCCTGCACTCGCTGCGGATGGCCGGTGCCCAGATGGGCCCCCGCCGCACGCTGTCCACCCTGCTCAAGGTCAACCAGCAGAACGGCTTCGACTGCCCCGGCTGCGCCTGGCCGGACCCGGACCACCCGCACACCGCCGAGTTCTGCGAGAACGGCGCCAAGGCGGTGGCCGAGGAGGCGACCGAGCGCCGGATCGGCCGGGAGTTCTTCGCCGCGCACCCGGTGGCGGACCTGGCCGAGCGGTCCGGCTACTGGCTGGGCCAGCAGGGCCGCCTGACCGAGCCGATGCTGCTGGACCAGGAGACCGACCGGTATGTACCGGTGAGCTGGGAGCGGGCCTTCGACATCGTCGCGGAGGAGCTCGCCGCCCTCGGGTCGCCCGATGAGGCCGCCTTCTACACCTCCGGCCGGACCGGCAACGAGGCAGCCTTCCTCTACCAGCTCTTCGCCCGCCAACTGGGCACCAACAACCTGCCCGACTGCTCCAACATGTGCCATGAGTCGTCCGGCTCGGCGCTGGTGGAGACGCTGGGCGTGGGCAAGGGGAGCGTCAGCCTCAAGGACCTCCACCAGGCCGACCTGATCATCGTCGCCGGGCAGAACCCGGGCACCAACCACCCCCGGATGCTCTCCGCCCTGGAGCGGGCCAAGCGGGCCGGGGCGCGGATCGTCAGCGTCAACCCGCTGCCGGAGGCCGGGCTGGAGCGGTTCAAGAACCCGCAGACCCCGCGCGGGCTGGTCGGCGGCGGCACCCGGCTGACCGACCTCTTCCTCCAGATCAGGCTCGGCGGCGACCTGGCACTCTTCCGAGCGCTCAACCTGCTGCTGCTGGAGGCGGAGGAGAAGGAGCCGGGCGCCGTACTGGACCGCGACTTCATCGACCGGCACTGCCACGGCTTCGACGACTGGGCGGCCGACGCCCGCACCGCCACCTCCTGGGACGCGGTGCTGGCCGCGACCGGCCTGCCGGAGCAGCAGATCCGCGAGCTGGCGGAGCTGGTGCTGGGCTCCCGCAAGGTGATCGTCTGCTGGGCGATGGGCCTCACCCAGCACAAGCACTCGGTGCCCACCATCCGCGAGGTGGTGAACTTCCTGCTGCTGCGCGGCAATGTGGGCCGCCCCGGCGCCGGGGTCTGCCCGGTGCGCGGGCACAGCAACGTCCAGGGCGACCGCACCATGGGCATCTTCGAGCGGCCCGCCGAAACGTTTCTGGATGCGCTGGGCAGGGAGTTCCGCTTTGCGCCGCCGCGCCACCACGGGTACGACACGGTGGACACCATCCGCGCCATGCGGGACGGCCGGGTGAAGGTCTTCTTCGCCATGGGCGGCAACTTCGTGGCGGCCAGCCCGGACACCCTCGCCACCGAGGCGGCGATGCGCCGCTGCCGGCTCACCGTGCATGTCTCCACCAAGCTCAACCGCTCGCACGCGGTCACCGGCGCCCGCGCCCTGATCCTGCCCACCCTGGGCCGCACCGACCTGGACCGCACCTCCAAGGGGAAGCAGTTCGTCACCGTGGAGGACTCCATGGGCATGGTGCACGCCTCGCGCGGCGGACTGCGGCCACCGTCCCCGCAGCTGCTCTCCGAGGTGGCGATCGTCTGCCGGCTGGCCCGGCGGGTGCTGGGCCCGGAGAACCCGGTGCCCTGGGAGGACTTCGCCGAGTCGTATGACCTGATTCGCGACCGGATAGCCCGGGTGGTGCCCGGCTTCGAGGACTTCAACACCCGGGTGCGCGCCCCCGGCGGGTTCGCCCTGCCGCACGCCCCGCGTGACAGCCGCAGCTTCCCCACCGCCACCGGGAAGGCCAACTTCACGGTCAACCCGCACACCGCCCCCGAGGTCCCGCCGGGTCGGCTGCTGCTCCAGACCCTGCGCTCGCACGACCAGTACAACACCACCGTCTACGGCCTGGACGACCGCTACCGGGGGATCAAGGACGGCCGCCGGGTGGTGCTGGTCAACCCCGACGACGCCCGCGAACTGGGCCTGGCCGACGGCGCCTACACCGACCTGGTCGGCGAGTGGAGCGACGGCGTGCCGCGCCGCGCCCCGCACTTCCGCGTCGTCCACTACCCCACGGCGCGCGGCTGCGCGGCAGCGTACTACCCGGAGACCAACGTCCTGGTGCCGCTGGACTCCACCGCCGACACCAGCAACACGCCCACCTCCAAGTCGGTCGTCATCCGCTTCGAGCCGGACAGCGGCACTGCCTGA
- a CDS encoding FAD/NAD(P)-binding protein: MSPLPEATLVVVGAGPRGTGLLERIAANAPELLPDRPLRIHLVDPHPPGGGRIWRHDQSPLLRMNSMAEDVTMFTDERSTLTGPVRPGPSLAEWAADPAAHPPYAPPADPAVAAELRNLAPTDFPTRRAQSAYLDWAFRRAVADLPPNVTVTVHRHTATAVTGPADGPQRVRLASGAELTADQVALTLGHLGSAPDRPHRELADFAERHGGFYLPPEFSADADLTPVRPGEHLVLRGFGLAFIDLMVLLTEGRGGRYRTGPDGTLAYLPSGREPVIHVGSRRGVPYHSKTGYRLQGPPAPLPRYFDATAVDTLLTGDGPLDLRRDLWPLMAKEIGFGHYHELFHAHPERTALPWADFLAAYDRLGWYSPELAALLAAAVPDPADRLDFEALDHPLDGLAFTTPDALQQQLRTYIAADADRRADPAYSADLGAFHALLSLFQQLPRVLASGRLTARSIAEDLDGWWFGFFSFLASGPPGFRLRELLALSRAGVVRFLGAGIRVAADEAAGVFRVTSRSLPGHVVSATALIEAYLPRHALERTRDPLLHGLYRSGALVEEVIADATRTHRSGLLTITPADGRIHDPTTGGPHPRRIALGAHTNGRAVAAFARPRTNSPGFRQNDSAARALLRALAEPHPTTPPPPALATHH, translated from the coding sequence GTGAGCCCGCTGCCGGAGGCGACCCTGGTGGTGGTCGGCGCCGGGCCGCGCGGCACCGGGCTGCTGGAGCGGATCGCCGCCAACGCCCCCGAGCTGCTGCCCGACCGGCCGCTCCGCATCCACCTGGTGGACCCGCACCCGCCCGGCGGCGGCCGGATCTGGCGCCACGACCAGTCGCCGCTGCTGCGGATGAACTCCATGGCCGAGGACGTCACCATGTTCACCGACGAGCGCTCCACGCTGACCGGCCCGGTGCGGCCCGGCCCGTCGCTGGCCGAGTGGGCCGCCGACCCGGCCGCGCACCCCCCGTACGCGCCGCCGGCCGACCCGGCCGTCGCCGCCGAACTGCGCAACCTGGCACCGACCGACTTCCCCACCCGCCGGGCCCAGAGCGCCTACCTGGACTGGGCCTTCCGCCGCGCGGTCGCCGACCTGCCGCCGAACGTCACGGTCACCGTGCACCGCCACACCGCGACCGCCGTCACCGGCCCGGCCGACGGCCCGCAGCGGGTCCGCCTCGCCTCCGGCGCCGAACTCACCGCCGACCAGGTGGCGCTCACCCTCGGCCACCTGGGCTCCGCCCCCGACCGGCCGCACCGGGAGCTGGCCGACTTCGCCGAACGGCACGGCGGCTTCTACCTGCCCCCGGAGTTCTCCGCCGACGCCGACCTCACCCCCGTACGGCCCGGCGAGCACCTGGTGCTGCGCGGCTTCGGACTGGCCTTCATCGACCTGATGGTGCTGCTCACCGAGGGGCGCGGCGGACGCTACCGCACCGGCCCCGACGGCACCCTCGCCTATCTGCCCTCCGGCCGGGAGCCGGTGATCCATGTCGGCTCGCGGCGGGGCGTCCCGTACCACTCCAAGACCGGCTACCGCCTCCAGGGGCCGCCCGCCCCGCTCCCCCGCTACTTCGACGCCACCGCCGTGGACACCCTGCTGACCGGCGACGGACCGCTGGACCTGCGGCGCGACCTGTGGCCGCTGATGGCCAAGGAGATCGGCTTCGGCCACTACCACGAGCTGTTCCACGCCCACCCCGAGCGCACCGCGCTGCCCTGGGCGGACTTCCTCGCCGCCTACGACCGGCTCGGCTGGTACTCCCCCGAGTTGGCGGCGCTGCTGGCGGCGGCCGTACCCGACCCGGCCGACCGGCTGGACTTCGAGGCGCTGGACCACCCCCTGGACGGCCTGGCCTTCACCACCCCCGACGCCCTCCAGCAGCAGCTGCGCACCTACATCGCCGCCGATGCCGACCGCCGCGCCGACCCCGCGTACAGCGCCGACCTGGGCGCCTTCCATGCCCTGCTCTCCCTCTTCCAGCAACTGCCCCGGGTCCTGGCCTCCGGCCGGCTCACCGCCCGCTCGATCGCCGAGGACCTGGACGGCTGGTGGTTCGGCTTCTTCAGCTTCCTGGCCTCCGGGCCGCCCGGCTTCCGGCTGCGGGAACTGCTCGCCCTCTCCCGGGCGGGTGTGGTCCGCTTCCTCGGGGCCGGGATCAGGGTGGCGGCCGACGAGGCCGCCGGGGTGTTCCGGGTCACCAGCCGCTCCCTGCCCGGGCACGTGGTTTCCGCCACCGCGCTGATCGAGGCATATCTGCCCCGGCACGCCCTGGAGCGAACGCGCGACCCGCTGCTGCACGGGCTGTACCGGTCCGGCGCGCTGGTCGAGGAGGTGATCGCGGACGCCACCCGCACCCACCGCTCCGGGCTGCTCACCATCACCCCGGCCGACGGCCGCATCCACGACCCCACCACCGGGGGTCCGCACCCGCGCCGCATCGCGCTGGGTGCCCACACCAACGGCCGCGCCGTCGCGGCCTTCGCCCGGCCCCGCACCAACTCCCCGGGCTTCCGGCAGAACGACTCCGCCGCCCGCGCCCTGCTCCGCGCCCTCGCCGAACCCCACCCCACCACCCCACCCCCACCCGCCCTGGCCACCCACCACTGA
- a CDS encoding chitinase produces the protein MRRPRPRPRPLVAAATALATAAAAAVAATIGLAPAAHAGEFLTNGGFESGTLSGWNCSGGSVVTGHAHSGTYALAGAATVSDTAQCSQTVTVAPNTTYTLSSYVNGAYVYLGVDGGTSTWTPSTGGSYSRLSVSFTTGASQTSATVYLHGWYGQGTYYADDVSLDGPGAPTQPPTSRPPTSQPPTTPPPTTPPPTSQPPTTPPPANGLPTHALVGYLHASFANGSGYTRMADVPDSWDVIDLAFGEPTSATSGDIRFNRCSASECPSVESDADFKAAIQAKRAKGKKVLISIGGANGQVQLTTTAARDAFVSSVSAIIDKWGLDGVDIDFEGHSLSLNTGDTDFKNPTTPVIVNLISALKTLKAKYGSGFVLTMAPETFFVQLGYQYYGSGPWGGQDPRAGAYLPVIYALRGDLTLLHVQDYNSGSIMGLDNQYHSMGGADFHIAMTDMLLSGFPVAGNTANRFPALAPSQVAIGMPANQNAGNGYVAPAEVNKALSCLTKGASCGSYTLRGGTHQDLRGLMTWSVNWDRFSGWEFSKNFHSYFG, from the coding sequence ATGCGCAGACCACGCCCCCGACCCCGCCCGCTCGTCGCAGCCGCTACCGCGCTGGCCACCGCCGCCGCGGCGGCGGTCGCCGCCACCATCGGCCTCGCACCCGCCGCCCACGCGGGCGAGTTCCTGACCAACGGCGGCTTCGAGAGCGGCACCCTCTCCGGCTGGAACTGCTCCGGCGGCAGTGTCGTCACCGGGCATGCCCACAGCGGCACTTACGCGCTGGCCGGCGCGGCCACGGTGAGCGACACCGCCCAGTGCAGCCAGACGGTGACGGTGGCGCCGAACACCACCTACACGCTGTCGTCATATGTCAACGGGGCCTATGTCTACCTGGGGGTGGACGGCGGGACCAGCACCTGGACGCCGTCCACCGGCGGGTCGTACAGCAGGCTCTCGGTCTCCTTCACCACCGGCGCGAGCCAGACCAGCGCCACGGTCTATCTGCACGGCTGGTACGGGCAGGGCACCTACTACGCCGACGACGTCTCCCTGGACGGACCCGGGGCGCCCACCCAGCCCCCGACCAGCCGTCCGCCCACCAGCCAGCCCCCCACCACGCCGCCGCCGACCACGCCGCCGCCCACCAGCCAGCCGCCGACCACCCCGCCGCCCGCCAACGGGCTGCCCACCCACGCCCTGGTCGGCTATCTGCACGCCAGCTTCGCCAACGGCTCCGGCTACACCCGCATGGCCGACGTCCCCGACAGCTGGGACGTCATCGACCTGGCCTTCGGCGAGCCGACCTCGGCCACCTCCGGGGACATCCGGTTCAACCGCTGCTCGGCCTCCGAGTGCCCCTCCGTGGAGTCCGACGCCGACTTCAAGGCGGCCATCCAGGCCAAGCGGGCCAAGGGCAAGAAGGTGCTGATCTCGATCGGCGGCGCCAACGGCCAGGTGCAGCTCACCACCACCGCCGCCCGGGACGCCTTTGTCTCCTCGGTCTCGGCGATCATCGACAAGTGGGGCCTGGACGGGGTCGACATCGACTTCGAGGGCCACTCGCTCTCCCTCAACACCGGTGACACCGACTTCAAGAACCCGACCACGCCGGTGATCGTCAATCTGATCTCGGCGCTGAAGACCCTCAAGGCCAAGTACGGCTCCGGCTTTGTGCTGACCATGGCCCCGGAGACCTTCTTCGTCCAACTCGGCTACCAGTACTACGGCTCGGGCCCCTGGGGCGGCCAGGACCCGAGGGCCGGTGCCTATCTGCCGGTGATCTACGCACTGCGCGGCGACCTGACCCTGCTGCACGTCCAGGACTACAACTCCGGCTCGATCATGGGCCTGGACAACCAGTACCACTCCATGGGCGGCGCCGACTTCCACATCGCCATGACCGACATGCTGCTCTCCGGCTTCCCGGTCGCCGGGAACACCGCCAACCGCTTCCCGGCCCTCGCCCCCTCCCAGGTGGCGATCGGCATGCCGGCCAACCAGAACGCCGGCAACGGCTATGTCGCCCCCGCCGAGGTGAACAAGGCGCTGAGCTGCCTCACCAAGGGCGCCAGCTGCGGCTCGTACACCCTGCGCGGCGGCACCCACCAGGACCTGCGCGGCCTGATGACCTGGTCGGTGAACTGGGACCGCTTCTCCGGCTGGGAGTTCTCCAAGAACTTCCACAGCTACTTCGGATAA
- a CDS encoding C40 family peptidase gives MTVAHHEAGGTGTGPARPWLRAALRCGAVLAAAALAVPAATQAAYAAKPDPSARAAAVAAAADRLAQAKATLGPLLDQLHELYQKAEEATEKYNDTSDQLKQRQTEAADLDRRVTRKQAQVDAGVELAAELARAQYRNGSLSGYAQLLLAQSPYEALDRGQALQRAGDAQVLLLDALKADQAVLTELKAQADASLRTVQQLILKQLDARDAVKKQLDAVEQTVTSLTGAQRSQLEKLEKQEADEAQLTFLASGVLGKGERAPSKAGRKAVEYAFGQLGKPYVWGGSGPDVFDCSGLTSQAWLHAGLPIPRTSQQQWAQLKHLPLSQLRPGDLVIYFSGATHVAMYIGSGLIIQSPRPGAFVKVSPIASMPILGAVRPDPSAAGDGNDWKMPDVSGELDTVTPILGSDIHDGGKPKPHKPTVPPKPLPTVRPTRQPGPSSPSGPSGSPSPSATSPANPSAGPTAGPSAGPSAGPSESGGASPSGSPSSEPSASSPESEWAAPVESASVSAGPSDFTLLPGLPSLLG, from the coding sequence ATGACGGTGGCGCACCACGAGGCCGGCGGTACCGGAACAGGCCCGGCGAGGCCCTGGCTGCGCGCGGCGCTGCGGTGCGGAGCGGTGCTCGCCGCCGCCGCACTCGCCGTGCCGGCCGCCACCCAGGCTGCCTACGCCGCGAAGCCCGACCCCTCCGCCCGGGCCGCCGCCGTCGCCGCCGCGGCCGATCGGCTGGCCCAGGCCAAGGCCACCCTGGGCCCGCTGCTGGACCAGCTGCATGAGCTGTACCAGAAGGCGGAGGAGGCCACCGAGAAGTACAACGACACCTCCGACCAGCTGAAGCAGCGCCAGACCGAGGCCGCCGACCTGGACCGCCGGGTCACCCGCAAGCAGGCCCAGGTGGACGCCGGCGTCGAACTCGCCGCCGAGCTGGCCCGCGCCCAGTACCGCAATGGCTCGCTCTCCGGCTACGCCCAACTGCTGCTCGCCCAGAGCCCGTACGAGGCGCTGGACCGAGGCCAGGCCCTCCAGCGGGCCGGTGACGCACAGGTCCTGCTGCTGGATGCGCTCAAGGCCGACCAGGCGGTGCTCACCGAGCTCAAGGCGCAGGCCGACGCCTCGCTGCGCACCGTGCAGCAGCTGATCCTGAAGCAGCTGGACGCCCGGGACGCCGTAAAGAAGCAGCTGGACGCGGTGGAGCAGACGGTCACCTCGCTCACCGGCGCCCAGCGCTCCCAGCTGGAGAAGCTGGAGAAGCAGGAGGCCGACGAGGCCCAGCTGACCTTCCTGGCCTCCGGGGTGCTCGGCAAGGGCGAGCGCGCCCCCTCCAAGGCCGGGCGCAAGGCGGTCGAGTACGCCTTCGGGCAGCTCGGCAAGCCGTATGTGTGGGGCGGCTCCGGCCCCGACGTCTTCGACTGCTCCGGGCTGACCTCGCAGGCATGGCTGCACGCCGGGCTACCCATCCCGCGCACCAGCCAGCAGCAGTGGGCCCAGCTGAAGCACCTTCCGCTGAGCCAGCTGCGCCCCGGCGACCTGGTGATCTACTTCAGCGGTGCCACCCATGTGGCGATGTACATAGGCAGCGGGCTGATCATCCAGTCGCCCCGGCCCGGAGCGTTCGTCAAGGTCTCGCCGATCGCCTCGATGCCGATCCTCGGCGCGGTGCGCCCGGACCCCTCGGCGGCGGGCGACGGCAACGACTGGAAGATGCCAGACGTCTCCGGCGAACTGGACACCGTCACGCCGATCCTGGGCTCGGACATCCACGACGGCGGCAAGCCCAAGCCGCACAAGCCCACGGTGCCGCCGAAGCCGCTCCCGACGGTGCGGCCGACGCGGCAGCCCGGGCCCTCGTCCCCGTCCGGCCCCTCCGGCTCGCCCTCCCCGTCGGCGACCTCGCCGGCCAATCCCTCGGCCGGGCCGACGGCTGGGCCCTCGGCGGGTCCCTCGGCCGGGCCGTCGGAGAGCGGAGGCGCCTCGCCGTCCGGCTCGCCGTCGTCGGAGCCCTCCGCCTCCTCTCCGGAGTCGGAGTGGGCCGCCCCGGTCGAGTCCGCCTCGGTGTCGGCCGGTCCGTCGGACTTCACCCTGCTGCCCGGCCTGCCCTCGCTGCTGGGCTGA